The genomic window GAAAGGATTAAACAACTTAAAATTAAGCAGCTTGCTCTTCTTTCTGTACACGTACTGCTTCAATTGTTTTACACAATTTGCCAGCAGACGCTTCTTTCATAGCACTCATTAAGCGTGCAACAGCTTCGTCGTATGTAGGTAGAGTTGCAAGCATAGCTGCATCTACTACGTTACCTTCAAAAGCGGCCGTTTTAACTTCGAATTTCTCATTCTTTTTCGCGAAATCTGAAAAGATACGCGCAGCAGCACCTGGGTGCTCTGATGAGAAAGCGATTAAGCTTGGACCAACAAATGAATCAGAAAGACACTCAAAATCTGTTCCTTCAAGAGCACGTTTTGCTAAAGTGTTACGAACAACTTTCATCCATACACCAGCTTCACGAGCTTCTTTACGAAGGGCAGTGATTGCGCCAACTGTTACACCACGAGAATCTGCAACAACTGCAGATAGAGCACCATTGGCTGCTTCGTTGACTTCAGCAACTATTGCTTTTTTGCCTTGAAGATTTAAAGCCATGGGTGTTACTCCTGGTTTAATGGGGTTACCGACAATCGGTTTCCCCTGTTCTACTCTTCCCTACCAAAAAGGTAGAGATGCTTTTTACGGCGAGAGCCAGAAGGATTAGGAAAAATCTATCTGGGGTCTACACCGTCTACGTAGGTAAAATTAAGGCCTAAGCCGCCTACGGTCTTGGACGGAAGCCCAATTTATCGCTTTGCCAGAGGCGCACCGAAATTATGGACTTCAACCCGAATTCTTTATTTTGCTAATTAATAAATTAATCAACAAAATGGCGCGAAATTATAGTACAAATTTCGTGCCATGTAAACAC from Pseudoalteromonas marina includes these protein-coding regions:
- the rplJ gene encoding 50S ribosomal protein L10, whose amino-acid sequence is MALNLQGKKAIVAEVNEAANGALSAVVADSRGVTVGAITALRKEAREAGVWMKVVRNTLAKRALEGTDFECLSDSFVGPSLIAFSSEHPGAAARIFSDFAKKNEKFEVKTAAFEGNVVDAAMLATLPTYDEAVARLMSAMKEASAGKLCKTIEAVRVQKEEQAA